A stretch of Henckelia pumila isolate YLH828 chromosome 4, ASM3356847v2, whole genome shotgun sequence DNA encodes these proteins:
- the LOC140867544 gene encoding myosin-11-like isoform X1, producing MGTPVNIIIGSHVWVEDPAVAWIGGQVTKINGQEAEIQRTDGKKIITKLSKLYPKDMEAPAGGVDDMTKLSYLHEPGVLANLRSRYELNEIYTYTGNILIAINPFQKLSHLYNQHMMQQYKGAPFGELSPHVFAVADVAYRAMINEGRSNSILVSGESGAGKTETTKMLMRYLAFLGGRAATEGRTVEQQVLESNPVLEAFGNAKTVRNNNSSRFGKFVEIQFDKQGRISGAAIRTYLLERSRVCQISDPERNYHCFYLLCAAPQEEIEKYKLNHPKSFHYLNQSKCYELVGVNDAHEYLATRRAMDIVGISKTEQEAIFRVVAAILHIGNIDFAKGKEIDSSVPKDDKAIFHLKTVAELLMCDPASLEDALCKRVMITPEEVIKRSLDPLSAAVSRDGLAKTVYSRLFDWLVNKINNSIGQDHKSKSLIGVLDIYGFESFKHNSFEQFCINFTNEKLQQHFNQHVFKMEQEEYSKEEIDWSYIEFVDNQDVLDLIEKKPGGIIALLDEACMFPKSTHETFSNKLYQMFRNNKRFVKPKLSRTDFTIAHYAGEVQYQSDQFLDKNKDYVVPEHQDLLGSSKCSFVAGLFPPIPEETTKSSKFSSIGSRFKLQLQQLMETLNATEPHYIRCVKPNNLLKPAIFENANIMQQLRCGGVLEAIRISCAGFPTRRPFFEFIIRFGLLAPEVLEGNYDEKIACKRIMEKKGLKGFQIGKTKVFLRAGQMAELDARRAEVLSIAAKSIQRRIRTHIARKNFIALKKASIYVQSYCRGRLACRLFESMNKEAAALKIQKNSLRYQARNVYRRLQISVLVIQTGFRTMDARNRFRLRRQTKAITVIQAWWRCHRASFYFRKLKRGAIAAQCRWRGINAKRELRKLKMAARETGALKEAKDKLEKQLEELTWRLQLEKRSRVDLEEAKALEIVKLQSLLDDMQKKVDETNAILVREREAAKKAIEEAPPVIKETPVYIEDTEKIKSLTDEVDNLKASLKYEKEISDDLRRKYAEEQECSEERREKLEETEKKDNQLQESLHRLEEKLNNLESENKVLRQQALSMTPNKFLSGRSRSIIQRNDSGHMFGDTKMHVDLHSPSFSEGDDKPQKSLNEKQQESQELLVRCISQHLGFAANRPIAACIIYKCLLQWRSFEVERTSVFDRIIQTIGQCIEKTQDNNDVLAYWLSNASTLLLLLQRTLKASGAAGMAPQRRRSSSNTLFGRMTHSFRGTPHGVNLSFVNGLSGGVDTLRQVEAKYPALLFKQQLTAYVEKIYGLIRDNLKKEISPLLGLCIQAPRTSRASLVKGSSRSVANTAAQQALIAHWQGIVKSLGNFLNTLKANHVPPFLVRKVFTQIFSFINVQLFNSLLLRRECCSFSNGEYVKAGLSELQLWCSNATEEYAGSAWDELKHIRQAIGFLVLHQKPKKTSDEISHDLCPVLSIQQLYRISTMYWDDKYGTHSVSSDVIANMRMLMTEDSNNAVSNSFLLDDDSSIPFSVDDISKSMEQIDISDIEPPPLIRENSGFSFLLPPRTD from the exons ATG GGCACTCCTGTGAACATAATCATTGGGTCTCATGTCTGGGTTGAGGATCCGGCTGTAGCTTGGATTGGTGGGCAAGTAACCAAAATTAATGGCCAGGAAGCTGAGATTCAGAGGACCGATGGGAAGAAG ATCATCACCAAGTTGTCAAAACTTTATCCCAAGGATATGGAAGCTCCTGCCGGAGGTGTTGATGACATGACAAAGTTGTCTTATCTGCATGAGCCTGGAGTTCTTGCGAATCTCAGAAGTAGATATGAACTGAACGAAATATAT ACTTACACTGGCAATATTCTGATAGCTATAAATCCTTTCCAAAAATTATCTCATCTATACAACCAGCATATGATGCAACAGTATAAAGGAGCTCCGTTTGGAGAACTAAGCCCTCATGTCTTTGCTGTTGCTGATGTAGCTTACAG GGCCATGATAAATGAAGGAAGGAGCAATTCCATACTGGTCAGCGGTGAAAGTGGAGCAGGTAAAACTGAGACCACTAAGATGCTTATGAGGTACCTTGCCTTTTTGGGCGGTCGAGCTGCTACTGAAGGACGCACTGTTGAACAACAAGTTCTTGAA TCCAATCCAGTTCTTGAAGCATTTGGCAATGCTAAAACTGTTAGAAATAACAATTCCAG TCGTTTTGGTAAATTTGTCGAGATCCAGTTTGACAAGCAAGGGAGAATATCAGGTGCAGCTATTAGAACTTATCTTCTTGAGAGATCCCGAGTTTGCCAAATATCCGATCCCGAGCGTAACTATCATTGCTTTTACCTTCTATGTGCAGCACCACAAGAG GAAATTGAAAAGTACAAGTTAAATCACCCGAAGTCTTTTCACTATCTGAACCAATCAAAATGCTATGAGCTGGTTGGTGTAAATGACGCCCATGAGTACCTTGCTACAAGAAGAGCAATGGACATTGTTGGAATAAGTAAAACAGAACAG GAAGCAATTTTCAGAGTTGTTGCTGCTATTCTTCACATCGGTAATATTGATTTTGCAAAAGGAAAGGAAATTGATTCATCGGTTCCCAAAGATGACAAAGCCATTTTTCATCTAAAAACAGTTGCTGAACTTCTCAT GTGTGATCCTGCATCACTAGAAGATGCATTGTGTAAACGTGTGATGATCACTCCTGAAGAAGTTATAAAGAGAAGCCTAGATCCTTTGAGTGCAGCAGTTAGTAGGGATGGATTAGCTAAGACAGTATATTCTAGGCTGTTTGATTG GTTGGTGAATAAGATCAATAATTCAATCGGGCAAGACCATAAATCAAAATCTCTGATTGGGGTCCTTGACATTTATGGCTTTGAAAGTTTTAAACACAATAG TTTTGAGCAGTTTTGTATTAACTTTACGAATGAGAAGCTGCAACAGCATTTTAACCAG CACGTTTTCAAAATGGAACAAGAAGAATACTCGAAGGAGGAAATTGATTGGAGCTACATTGAGTTTGTTGATAACCAAGATGTTTTAGATCTTATTGAGAAG AAACCAGGTGGAATAATTGCTCTTCTTGATGAAGCATG TATGTTCCCAAAATCAACTCATGAAACATTCTCTAATAAGCTCTATCAGATGTTCAGGAATAATAAGAGATTCGTCAAACCAAAATTGTCTCGTACAGATTTTACCATCGCACATTACGCTGGGGAG GTCCAATACCAATCTGATCAGTTTTTGGACAAAAATAAAGACTACGTTGTTCCTGAGCACCAAGATCTGTTGGGTTCTTCCAAATGTTCTTTTGTAGCAGGCCTTTTCCCTCCAATACCTGAAGAGACAACAAAATCATCAAAGTTCTCTTCTATAGGTTCACGTTTTAAG TTACAACTGCAACAGTTGATGGAAACTCTAAATGCAACTGAACCTCACTACATAAGATGTGTGAAGCCTAATAATCTTCTTAAACctgccatttttgaaaatgcaAATATAATGCAACAGCTAAGATGTGGT GGTGTTTTAGAGGCAATCAGGATTAGTTGTGCAGGATTTCCTACTCGCCGGCCTTTCTTTGAGTTTATAATCAGATTTGGACTTCTTGCACCAGAGGTTTTGGAAGGCAA CTATGATGAAAAGATTGCATGCAAGAGGATTATGGAAAAGAAGGGGCTAAAAGGTTTCCAG ATTGGCAAAACAAAAGTATTCCTAAGAGCTGGTCAGATGGCGGAGTTAGATGCACGTAGAGCAGAAGTTTTAAGTATTGCTGCAAAATCTATTCAACGGCGCATACGGACACATATTGCTCGTAAAAATTTTATAGCATTGAAGAAGGCCTCAATCTATGTACAATCCTATTGTAGAG GTAGATTGGCATGTAGACTATTTGAGAGCATGAATAAGGAAGCAGCTGCtttaaaaattcagaaaaattcaCTTAGATACCAAGCTAGAAATGTATATCGAAGACTCCAGATTTCAGTTCTTGTCATACAAACTGGTTTCCGTACCATGGATGCTCGTAATAGATTCAGACTCAGGAGGCAAACTAAAGCCATTACTGTTATTCAG GCATGGTGGCGCTGCCACAGAGCTTCGTTTTACTTTAGGAAGCTAAAGAGAGGGGCGATAGCTGCACAATGCCGATGGAGAGGAATAAATGCAAAACGTGAATTGCGGAAGCTTAAAATG GCTGCAAGGGAGACAGGTGCACTCAAAGAGGCAAAAGATAAGCTTGAGAAACAACTTGAGGAACTTACATGGCGCTTACAACTTGAAAAACGTTCAAGG GTGGATCTGGAAGAAGCCAAAGCTCTAGAGATTGTAAAGTTGCAGAGTTTATTGGACGACATGCAGAAGAAAGTTGATGAAACAAATGCAATACTTGTAAGAGAACGCGAGGCTGCAAAGAAAGCCATTGAAGAAGCACCTCCTGTCATCAAAGAAACTCCTGTTTATATTGAAGATACTGAAAAAATCAAATCACTTACAGATGAAGTTGACAACCTGAAG gCTTCTTTAAAATACGAAAAGGAAATATCTGATGACTTGCGGAGGAAATATGCTGAAGAACAGGAATGTAGTGAAGAGAGACGAGAAAAATTAGAAGAGACAGAAAAAAAGGATAATCAATTACAGGAGTCTTTGCACAG GCTTGAAGAGAAGCTGAATAATCTTGAGTCAGAGAATAAAGTTCTTCGTCAACAGGCTTTGTCAATGACACCAAATAAGTTCCTGTCTGGGCGTTCTCGATCAATTATCCAG AGGAATGATAGTGGGCATATGTTTGGGGACACTAAGATGCATGTG GATCTACATAGCCCGTCATTTTCTGAAGGCGATGACAAACCACAAAAATCACTTAATGAGAAACAACAAGAAAGTCAGGAGTTGCTAGTTCGTTGTATTTCACAGCATTTGGGTTTTGCGGCCAACAGGCCAATTGCAGCCTGTATTATTTACAAGTGTCTTTTGCAGTGGAGATCTTTTGAAGTTGAAAGAACAAGTGTTTTTGACCGGATCATCCAAACTATAGGTCAATGTATTGAG AAAACACAAGATAACAATGATGTGTTGGCTTATTGGTTGTCAAATGCTTCAACTTTACTCTTGCTGCTCCAACGCACATTGAAAGCAAGTGGTGCAGCTGGAATGGCCCCTCAACGTCGCAGGTCATCCTCAAATACTTTATTTGGCAGGATGACACAT agCTTCAGAGGAACGCCTCATGGAGTAAATCTTTCCTTTGTGAATGGCCTGTCTGGTGGAGTAGACACTTTACGTCAAGTAGAAGCCAAGTACCCTGCTTTGCTGTTCAAGCAACAACTCACCGCATATGTGGAGAAAATTTATGGACTGATACGTGATAATTTGAAGAAGGAGATTTCTCCACTTCTTGGCCTGTGTATCCAG GCACCAAGAACTTCCAGAGCAAGCTTGGTTAAGGGATCATCACGTTCAGTTGCCAATACGGCAGCACAACAAGCTTTGATTGCACACTGGCAAGGCATTGTAAAGAGCCTTGGAAATTTCTTGAACACCTTGAAAGCTAATCAT GTGCCACCATTTTTAGTCCGCAAGGTGTTCACACAGATTTTTTCATTCATCAATGTGCAATTATTCAACAG CCTCCTTTTAAGACGAGAATGTTGTTCGTTCAGTAATGGTGAATATGTCAAGGCTGGGCTCTCTGAATTACAACTTTGGTGTAGTAATGCAACCGAAGAG TACGCTGGTTCGGCTTGGGATGAGCTGAAGCATATAAGACAAGCCATTGGGTTTCTG GTTCTCCACCAAAAGCCAAAGAAAACATCAGATGAAATTAGTCATGACCTCTGTCCC GTACTGAGCATTCAACAGTTGTACCGGATCAGTACGATGTACTGGGATGACAAATATGGCACACATAGTGTGTCTTCGGAT GTTATAGCCAACATGAGGATGCTGATGACTGAGGACTCGAATAATGCAGTAAGCAATTCCTTTTTGTTGGATGATGACTCAAG CATACCCTTTTCTGTTGACGATATATCTAAATCGATGGAACAAATCGATATATCAGATATTGAACCTCCACCTCTAATCCGTGAGAACTCTGGCTTCAGCTTTTTACTGCCGCCACGCACCGACTAA
- the LOC140867544 gene encoding myosin-11-like isoform X6 codes for MGTPVNIIIGSHVWVEDPAVAWIGGQVTKINGQEAEIQRTDGKKIITKLSKLYPKDMEAPAGGVDDMTKLSYLHEPGVLANLRSRYELNEIYTYTGNILIAINPFQKLSHLYNQHMMQQYKGAPFGELSPHVFAVADVAYRAMINEGRSNSILVSGESGAGKTETTKMLMRYLAFLGGRAATEGRTVEQQVLESNPVLEAFGNAKTVRNNNSSRFGKFVEIQFDKQGRISGAAIRTYLLERSRVCQISDPERNYHCFYLLCAAPQEEIEKYKLNHPKSFHYLNQSKCYELVGVNDAHEYLATRRAMDIVGISKTEQEAIFRVVAAILHIGNIDFAKGKEIDSSVPKDDKAIFHLKTVAELLMCDPASLEDALCKRVMITPEEVIKRSLDPLSAAVSRDGLAKTVYSRLFDWLVNKINNSIGQDHKSKSLIGVLDIYGFESFKHNSFEQFCINFTNEKLQQHFNQHVFKMEQEEYSKEEIDWSYIEFVDNQDVLDLIEKKPGGIIALLDEACMFPKSTHETFSNKLYQMFRNNKRFVKPKLSRTDFTIAHYAGEVQYQSDQFLDKNKDYVVPEHQDLLGSSKCSFVAGLFPPIPEETTKSSKFSSIGSRFKLQLQQLMETLNATEPHYIRCVKPNNLLKPAIFENANIMQQLRCGGVLEAIRISCAGFPTRRPFFEFIIRFGLLAPEVLEGNYDEKIACKRIMEKKGLKGFQIGKTKVFLRAGQMAELDARRAEVLSIAAKSIQRRIRTHIARKNFIALKKASIYVQSYCRGRLACRLFESMNKEAAALKIQKNSLRYQARNVYRRLQISVLVIQTGFRTMDARNRFRLRRQTKAITVIQAWWRCHRASFYFRKLKRGAIAAQCRWRGINAKRELRKLKMAARETGALKEAKDKLEKQLEELTWRLQLEKRSRVDLEEAKALEIVKLQSLLDDMQKKVDETNAILVREREAAKKAIEEAPPVIKETPVYIEDTEKIKSLTDEVDNLKASLKYEKEISDDLRRKYAEEQECSEERREKLEETEKKDNQLQESLHRLEEKLNNLESENKVLRQQALSMTPNKFLSGRSRSIIQRNDSGHMFGDTKMHVDLHSPSFSEGDDKPQKSLNEKQQESQELLVRCISQHLGFAANRPIAACIIYKCLLQWRSFEVERTSVFDRIIQTIGQCIEKTQDNNDVLAYWLSNASTLLLLLQRTLKASGAAGMAPQRRRSSSNTLFGRMTHRNASWSKSFLCEWPVWWSRHFTSSRSQVPCFAVQATTHRICGENLWTDT; via the exons ATG GGCACTCCTGTGAACATAATCATTGGGTCTCATGTCTGGGTTGAGGATCCGGCTGTAGCTTGGATTGGTGGGCAAGTAACCAAAATTAATGGCCAGGAAGCTGAGATTCAGAGGACCGATGGGAAGAAG ATCATCACCAAGTTGTCAAAACTTTATCCCAAGGATATGGAAGCTCCTGCCGGAGGTGTTGATGACATGACAAAGTTGTCTTATCTGCATGAGCCTGGAGTTCTTGCGAATCTCAGAAGTAGATATGAACTGAACGAAATATAT ACTTACACTGGCAATATTCTGATAGCTATAAATCCTTTCCAAAAATTATCTCATCTATACAACCAGCATATGATGCAACAGTATAAAGGAGCTCCGTTTGGAGAACTAAGCCCTCATGTCTTTGCTGTTGCTGATGTAGCTTACAG GGCCATGATAAATGAAGGAAGGAGCAATTCCATACTGGTCAGCGGTGAAAGTGGAGCAGGTAAAACTGAGACCACTAAGATGCTTATGAGGTACCTTGCCTTTTTGGGCGGTCGAGCTGCTACTGAAGGACGCACTGTTGAACAACAAGTTCTTGAA TCCAATCCAGTTCTTGAAGCATTTGGCAATGCTAAAACTGTTAGAAATAACAATTCCAG TCGTTTTGGTAAATTTGTCGAGATCCAGTTTGACAAGCAAGGGAGAATATCAGGTGCAGCTATTAGAACTTATCTTCTTGAGAGATCCCGAGTTTGCCAAATATCCGATCCCGAGCGTAACTATCATTGCTTTTACCTTCTATGTGCAGCACCACAAGAG GAAATTGAAAAGTACAAGTTAAATCACCCGAAGTCTTTTCACTATCTGAACCAATCAAAATGCTATGAGCTGGTTGGTGTAAATGACGCCCATGAGTACCTTGCTACAAGAAGAGCAATGGACATTGTTGGAATAAGTAAAACAGAACAG GAAGCAATTTTCAGAGTTGTTGCTGCTATTCTTCACATCGGTAATATTGATTTTGCAAAAGGAAAGGAAATTGATTCATCGGTTCCCAAAGATGACAAAGCCATTTTTCATCTAAAAACAGTTGCTGAACTTCTCAT GTGTGATCCTGCATCACTAGAAGATGCATTGTGTAAACGTGTGATGATCACTCCTGAAGAAGTTATAAAGAGAAGCCTAGATCCTTTGAGTGCAGCAGTTAGTAGGGATGGATTAGCTAAGACAGTATATTCTAGGCTGTTTGATTG GTTGGTGAATAAGATCAATAATTCAATCGGGCAAGACCATAAATCAAAATCTCTGATTGGGGTCCTTGACATTTATGGCTTTGAAAGTTTTAAACACAATAG TTTTGAGCAGTTTTGTATTAACTTTACGAATGAGAAGCTGCAACAGCATTTTAACCAG CACGTTTTCAAAATGGAACAAGAAGAATACTCGAAGGAGGAAATTGATTGGAGCTACATTGAGTTTGTTGATAACCAAGATGTTTTAGATCTTATTGAGAAG AAACCAGGTGGAATAATTGCTCTTCTTGATGAAGCATG TATGTTCCCAAAATCAACTCATGAAACATTCTCTAATAAGCTCTATCAGATGTTCAGGAATAATAAGAGATTCGTCAAACCAAAATTGTCTCGTACAGATTTTACCATCGCACATTACGCTGGGGAG GTCCAATACCAATCTGATCAGTTTTTGGACAAAAATAAAGACTACGTTGTTCCTGAGCACCAAGATCTGTTGGGTTCTTCCAAATGTTCTTTTGTAGCAGGCCTTTTCCCTCCAATACCTGAAGAGACAACAAAATCATCAAAGTTCTCTTCTATAGGTTCACGTTTTAAG TTACAACTGCAACAGTTGATGGAAACTCTAAATGCAACTGAACCTCACTACATAAGATGTGTGAAGCCTAATAATCTTCTTAAACctgccatttttgaaaatgcaAATATAATGCAACAGCTAAGATGTGGT GGTGTTTTAGAGGCAATCAGGATTAGTTGTGCAGGATTTCCTACTCGCCGGCCTTTCTTTGAGTTTATAATCAGATTTGGACTTCTTGCACCAGAGGTTTTGGAAGGCAA CTATGATGAAAAGATTGCATGCAAGAGGATTATGGAAAAGAAGGGGCTAAAAGGTTTCCAG ATTGGCAAAACAAAAGTATTCCTAAGAGCTGGTCAGATGGCGGAGTTAGATGCACGTAGAGCAGAAGTTTTAAGTATTGCTGCAAAATCTATTCAACGGCGCATACGGACACATATTGCTCGTAAAAATTTTATAGCATTGAAGAAGGCCTCAATCTATGTACAATCCTATTGTAGAG GTAGATTGGCATGTAGACTATTTGAGAGCATGAATAAGGAAGCAGCTGCtttaaaaattcagaaaaattcaCTTAGATACCAAGCTAGAAATGTATATCGAAGACTCCAGATTTCAGTTCTTGTCATACAAACTGGTTTCCGTACCATGGATGCTCGTAATAGATTCAGACTCAGGAGGCAAACTAAAGCCATTACTGTTATTCAG GCATGGTGGCGCTGCCACAGAGCTTCGTTTTACTTTAGGAAGCTAAAGAGAGGGGCGATAGCTGCACAATGCCGATGGAGAGGAATAAATGCAAAACGTGAATTGCGGAAGCTTAAAATG GCTGCAAGGGAGACAGGTGCACTCAAAGAGGCAAAAGATAAGCTTGAGAAACAACTTGAGGAACTTACATGGCGCTTACAACTTGAAAAACGTTCAAGG GTGGATCTGGAAGAAGCCAAAGCTCTAGAGATTGTAAAGTTGCAGAGTTTATTGGACGACATGCAGAAGAAAGTTGATGAAACAAATGCAATACTTGTAAGAGAACGCGAGGCTGCAAAGAAAGCCATTGAAGAAGCACCTCCTGTCATCAAAGAAACTCCTGTTTATATTGAAGATACTGAAAAAATCAAATCACTTACAGATGAAGTTGACAACCTGAAG gCTTCTTTAAAATACGAAAAGGAAATATCTGATGACTTGCGGAGGAAATATGCTGAAGAACAGGAATGTAGTGAAGAGAGACGAGAAAAATTAGAAGAGACAGAAAAAAAGGATAATCAATTACAGGAGTCTTTGCACAG GCTTGAAGAGAAGCTGAATAATCTTGAGTCAGAGAATAAAGTTCTTCGTCAACAGGCTTTGTCAATGACACCAAATAAGTTCCTGTCTGGGCGTTCTCGATCAATTATCCAG AGGAATGATAGTGGGCATATGTTTGGGGACACTAAGATGCATGTG GATCTACATAGCCCGTCATTTTCTGAAGGCGATGACAAACCACAAAAATCACTTAATGAGAAACAACAAGAAAGTCAGGAGTTGCTAGTTCGTTGTATTTCACAGCATTTGGGTTTTGCGGCCAACAGGCCAATTGCAGCCTGTATTATTTACAAGTGTCTTTTGCAGTGGAGATCTTTTGAAGTTGAAAGAACAAGTGTTTTTGACCGGATCATCCAAACTATAGGTCAATGTATTGAG AAAACACAAGATAACAATGATGTGTTGGCTTATTGGTTGTCAAATGCTTCAACTTTACTCTTGCTGCTCCAACGCACATTGAAAGCAAGTGGTGCAGCTGGAATGGCCCCTCAACGTCGCAGGTCATCCTCAAATACTTTATTTGGCAGGATGACACAT AGGAACGCCTCATGGAGTAAATCTTTCCTTTGTGAATGGCCTGTCTGGTGGAGTAGACACTTTACGTCAAGTAGAAGCCAAGTACCCTGCTTTGCTGTTCAAGCAACAACTCACCGCATATGTGGAGAAAATTTATGGACTGATACGTGA